The DNA segment GGTGTGTGGCGCTACCGTCAGCACATCTGCCGATGCTTCTTCACGTATCATCATTGGTACAATTGGCCATTCTCGTGCCATCGACCTTTTGATTAAACAAGGTAAGATAGATGGCAGCATGCTACGTGGCAAGCGCGAAAAATATATTATTACATCTATTGGCAATCAACTTATTATTGCCGGTAGCGACCGCCGTGGTTCTATTTATGGCGTCTATCAACTGTCGCAGCAGATCGGTGTGTCGCCCTGGTATTGGTGGGCTGATGTGCCTGTTGACCATCACGACCGCATATATATCAATGAGGGCGTTTACTCAGAGGGAGAACCTGCCATACGCTATCGTGGCATTTTCCTCAACGACGAGGCGCCGTGCCTAACATCTTGGGTCAAGAATACTTATGGCACCGACTTTGGCGATCATCGTTTTTATTCACGTGTTTTCGAACTTCTTCTTCGTCTTAAAGCCAATTTCATATGGCCTGCCATGTGGGGATGGGCTTTCTATGCTGACGATTCGCTCAACAGCAAGACGGCCGACGATATGGGCATTATAATAGGAACATCTCATCACGAACCGATGTGCCGTTCGCAGAAAGAGTGGCATAACCATACTGACAATCCCAACGTCGAACCTCAGGGTGCTAAAAGGCATGCAGATGTGGGCGGAGCATGGGATTATACGACCAACAAGGCCAACCTCGATGCCTTCTGGGCAGGTGGTGTGGCTCGCAATAAGAATACCGAAGACCTTGTCACTATTGGCATGCGCGGCGATGGAGATATGCCAATGAGTAATGGCAAGAATATCGGTCTGCTACAGGATATCATCAAAAATCAACGTAGGATCATAGAACAGCAACGTGGCAAGAAGGCTAAGGATGTGCCGCAGGTCTGGGCTTTATATAAAGAGGTGATGGACTATTATGATGCAGGCATGAAAGTGCCCGACGATGTCACATTGCTACTCTGCGATGACAACTGGGGCGATGTGCGCCGTGTGCCTAAGGCTGCCGACCGCAACAGAAAGGGCGGTTGGGGTCTTTACTATCATGTCGACTATGTTGGTGCGCCACGCAACAGCAAATGGATCAACGTCACCCCTACTCAGAATATGTGGGAGCAGCTCACCCTGGCTTACGATTATGGCATAGACCGCCTGTGGATTCTTAATGTGGGCGATCTCAAACCGATGGAGTATCCTATACAGATGTTTATGGATATGGCTTGGAATCCCAAACAATACAGGGCCGACAACATCACAGACCACACACGCAAGTTCTGTTCAGAGCAGTTCGGCGAGAGCAATGCCGACGAGGCCGCACGCCTACTCAACTTATGCTGTAAGATGAACGGCCGCTGCACAGCCGAGATGCTGACCTCGCGTACCTATAATATCCATACCGGCGAATGGTCAGAGGTCGTAAATCAATACACCAAACTCGAGAACGAAGCTCTGCGTCTGTTCATCAACTTAAAACCGGAGCAGCGTGATGCCTACCGCGAAATCATCCTATTCCCCATCCAAGCCATGAGCAATCTGCATTACATGTATTACGCCCAGGCCATGAACGACAGTCTGTATAAGGCAGGCAATCCCGATGCCAACAAATGGGCCGACGAGTGCAAAAATGCATTCCACCGCGACTCGTTGCTTTGCTATCAGTACAATCATGATATAGCAGGGGGCAAATGGAATGGCATGATGACACAGAAACACATCGGCTACAGGATGTGGGCAGATATGTTCCCACACGACATGATGCCGAAGGTAAATTACATCTCAATAGGTGATAAAGACGGCGGATATGTCTTTGCGGGCGACAAAGGTTTTGTATCTATCGAGGCCGAGCATTACTTTGCCAAACACGATGGCAAAGCCAAATGGACGGTAATACCATACATGGGTCGCACATTAAGCGGTATAGCAATGATGCCATACACGAGTGATGTCAAAGGTGGCAGTTTAACTTACAGATTCCGAACCAACAAGAGTGGCATAGCCAAGGTCAAGGCTCATATAATAGTTAAGTCCACGCTCGACTTCCTTAATTGCGGTGGTCTGAAGTACAATGTCAGTATTGACGGAGGAGCACCTCTAACGGTCAATTTCAACAAAGACATGAACGAGAAGCCTCAAAACATAAATTCCAAGTACTACCCTGTTGTAGTAGGCAGAGTTGTAGAGAGTGTAGTAGATTTGCCAATCAGCGACACCGCCGGCGACGTGCATTCTTTCACTATCAGTCCGTTAGATCCGGGCATCGTTATAGAGAAGATAGTAATAGACTGGGGAGGTTATCAACCATCCTACCTTTTCGGCAATGAAAGTGCTAAGACTCTTTCATTACAGTAGACAGAAAGTATTATCGGGGGCGATTTCTTAATCGCCGTCCGCTAAACCATAATGAATAAGTCCAACCCATTGAAACACATGAGTTGGACTTATTTATTTCCCGGATTAGCATATTATTCAAGTCCCACAAGGAGACCGTCTTGAATATCAATTCTTTCTGCTTGTGGATGCTTTGGTAATCCGGGCATGCGCATAATGTCTCCAGCTACAGCCACAATCATTTCGGCACCGGTGTTTATGACAAGGTCACGAATAGTGAATGTGAAGTCCTTTGGCACACCATATCTCTTTGCATCGTCGCTTAGTGAATATTGTGTCTTAGCAATACATACAGGATAATTGCTTAGGCCCCATTCATCAACGCGCTCAAGAGCTTTCTTTGCCGACTTTTTGAATACCACGTTGCTAGCACCATATACATTCTTTGCGACACTGGTAATCTTGTCTTTTATGCTATCAGTTTCGCTATATGTGAATTTAATATCTCCAGAAGGATTGTTTGATATTGTGTCTATGGCTAACTGTGCAAGTTCCAAACATCCTTCACCGCCTTTCATGTAAGCCTCATTCATAGCGAATCCTACTCCACATGCTTTACAGTGTTGCCTCACGATATTTATTTCTTCCTCCTTATCGTTGCTGAATCTGTTTAAGGTAACAACTACGCTTTGTCCCATATTGCGCATGTTACTGATGTGCTTATCCAGATTTTCAAGTCCGGCTTTTACGTTGTCGATATTTCCGTTGTTAGAATCTCCAACCAGCATACCTCCGTGCATTTTCAGTCCCATAATAGTAGCCACAATAATAGTAAGTTTAGGCTGTATTCCTGCTTTTCTGCATTTAATATCAAGGAACTTCTCTGCACCAAGATCTGCACCGAATCCGGCTTCTGTTACAACATAGTCACCGAATGTCATTGCCATTTTTGTTGCTAGAATACTGTTGCATCCATGGGCGATATTAGCAAAAGGACCACCGTGAATAAATGCTGCTGTTCCTTCTATTGTCTGTACAAGGTTTGGTGATAAAGCGTCTCTCAGTAAAACAGTGATAGCTCCACCAACACCAAGATCTTTCACTTTGAATGGTTTGTTGTCGAATGTCACTCCAAGTAAAATATTCTCAATTCTAAGTCTCAGGTCTTCTTCGTCTTTAGCCAAGCAAAGTATAGCCATGATCTCACTTGCAGGAGTGATATCAAATCCGCTTTCTGCAACAACGCCGTTAGTCTTGGGGCCAAGACCTGTAGTGATACATCTCAAATTGCGGTCGTTGATATCAAGAACTCTTTTCCAGAGCACCTCTTTTAGAGCGAAACCTTCCTCGCGGTGTTGATAAATGTAATTATCAAGCAATGCCGCAATCATGTTATGAGCAGAAGTAATTGCATGGAAATCACCTGTGAAATGCAGATTAATTCTATCCATTGGCAACACCTGTGAATAACCTCCACCGGTAGCACCGCCCTTCATGCCGAAGCAAGGACCAAGACTTGGCTCACGAAGAGCCAATACTGATTTTTTGCCCAGTCTGTTCATTGCCATTGATAAGCCAATGCATACTGTGGTTTTTCCGATGCCGGCCTTAGTAGGGCTTATAGCAGTAACAAGAATAAGATTACTTTTGGCAACTTTGTCAGCGTCAATAAGTTTCAATGGTACTTTGGCAATATACTTGCCATAGTTTTCCAGATCCTCACTTGGTAATTCAATCCTTTCCGCAATCTTTTCAATGCGTTCCAATTTGCATTCACGTGCAATTTCGAGTTCCGTTTTCATTTATTTATTGTATAGTAATGTTTGTGTATTCTCAGTCTGTGATGTCCCTGTCTATATTTAATACATCTTTTTCCATAAAGCTCACTAATATCAATACTTCGTTAAATAATTACTTAACTATCTTATATCAATGGAATACATCAACAAAGCTTAGTATGTAAAATTTGATCAAGTGACTGATTTTCAGTAACTTTATGTTTTCTACCCATTAGTTAAACATGGGAATATCAAGAGCACTTAACCAATAGATGAATATCTGTAGAGATGCCTTTGATGGATCGGCTGCAAAGTTAAATAAAAGTTTTAAATCTGTCATTATTGAAACCCTACTTTTATTTATGGTCATACCAAGAAAAATAAATTTCACATAAAACATAGTATGTTTCAATTCAAATTCATTTAATAGTACGGTATCTAATTAAAAATAGTTTTTAAAAGCATTGTCTAACTAAAATAAATTAATGGAATAACAATCGAAAAAATGCAAATATTAGATAGTATTAAAATATAAGGTTGATAATTTATAAACTATTTCAAGATTATATAACAAAAGAACAACAATAATATTCATTTCATATGGATTTTGTGATTTACAAATCAACCCAAATACATTAAAAAGAAGTAGACACATTTATAAATAATGTGCCTACTTCATTCATTAAAGTCGCTATCCAAGCAATGTCTGATTACTTAATCACACACCAAATTTCCTGCTTAGTCTCAATGGCAGTATCAAGATAGTCTTGGATATTTTCCATCGCCTGCCTACTCCTCAATACCAAACCGCGGATGGTGTTATAACCTACGAGAATGCAGCCCTGAGTGTTCTTGGGCGTATTGCCCTGATGTATCATTACACCCTCAAAGTTAGGCACATCCATAAGATATGGCATTTTCATACCGAATTTTCTCGATAGCTTCATCAGTATTCTGTATCGCCCCTCGGGTATGGCCGTCTTGCCTAGCACCTTTTCATCCTTGTTCCAGTCTATGCAGTGCGGCTCTAGCGTGTCGCATATCCTGTGGCCGTTTATTGTCAACCTGCCTATCGTGTACTCAGCCTTCTTGGCTATTCTTGTAATTATTATTTCCATTGTAGTTTCTTAAATTTGTTTTTACCGATTTTTTCTACCAGTCCGTTTTGTTTCCATCTCCATAGTACCTGTTTTACAGGACTCTTATAGCCCGCCTGCATGCGCAGAAGCACAAGTTGCTCTACCGTGAACTCATCAGGCAGTGAACCCAATAAGGGTTGATAATAAGTAGTTTTTTCCTTCGCCGAACAAAGACTTTCACCTTCCATCATCAGGTGGTTCATCTCTTCGCCGAACAGGTCCAACTGCTCTGCAAGCGCATAACTTGCCACCCATGTGGCGAATTCTATGGCCTCGTCGGTCTCTTCTTCATCAGAAAGCAGCACGGCCAGTAGTCCTGCCCTAAATCCGATTACAGCCGAGCGGCGGCGGAAGATGTCGAGCGCGGGGTTCTCTTGTGTCTCCAGATACTCCAGACGACGAGCTTCGAGCCAGCCCCATATGGCCTGTTTTACACGGGGGATGTCGAACTCCACGGGGTCTGATTGAGGCAGTTTGCCCGATGCATTGTCCGGTTCATCCGCATTGCCTATGGCCTCCGATTCTTTTTCGGGAGTTTCCCGACCAAGAGCCATCAACTTCTCCACCCATTTTGCCACTTCTGCCTCTTCGTCTTTCGTCAGTCTACCGAATATAGGCATCTGAGCGCCTAGCATATCAGGCAGTTGCGAGAAGCACACACGGCTCACCAGTCCGCCCTCCACGTCGTTATAATATCGGTGTACCGCCACAGGAGTACCGCACGTCAGCGTGTTGTAAAACACCTTGACCATTGCGCTCCACGAGTTGTCGCTCATATAGTCCTGACCGCAGATAGAGTTGTCGAATGCCTGTCGCATGATGTCGTCTTTCTGACTCCATGCCCCACTCTTTCTGCCTTTGGATAGCGTGTCTATTTCCTCCGCATAAGTAAAGAGATGCTCGCTCTCAGAACAGTCCAACCGTTTGAACAGCATGGCGTTGGATATGGTGGCAGGCACTATGCGGATCTTTGCGCGAGGGTCTTCGGGCTGTTGCTTGGAGTTTTTGCGCGCCTTCTTCTCTTCCATCCATCGGCGCTCCTTCTCGCGCTCGTCGTTGTCTTGCTTTTGCAGTCGTCCGAGCAACATATCGACCAACTTTCGTGTACAACTCTTTCCGCTCGCCTGTGGCGCAACGATACACGTTAAGAACGACAGCAAATGCTCAGCTCCGTCAAAATATCTTGCCCTTGCACGTGTGGCCAGAGTGCCGAGGATAGGCATAGCAGACATCAGGATGGCGGCGCGGTATTCTTGCGGATAACTCTTGGTAAGCAGGTCTAACAATCGCGGCAGATGCTCTGGTAAAGGGGGTGTCTTATCATTGGCAGATGATGGGACTATGATTTTTGCGTCGGCCTGTTCTATACCTGCCGCAGCATCAGCTGTAGCCGCATTCATCTCCATTTGCTGTGATGTAAGCAGGCGTAGCGTCTGTCCCAGATGTGGCGGCAGTTCTGTGCGACGCACAGTCGACAGAGCCGATTGTACCGTTTGCGCCACCTCTTCTTCGCTCATTCCCCATCTTGGCACTACCTGCATTAATCTTGATTGTGAGAAGTCGCAGATATATCGTAATTGACGCACCAGATTGTAAAGTGTGGTATTACGCTCACCCTCAGCAGGTTCGCCGTCTACACCCTGTGCCAATAGCAGTCTGTCAATGATCAACTTAAAAGGTATGCCTTTGAAGTTGGGTTCGTCTACCATTTCTTTTGCTGATTCCACACACTCACTTGCTGTTTTTTCTGTTGAGACCTGAGACTTGAGACTTTTTTTCGGTTTTACATCGTTTTTCTGTTGCTTTGCTTCAGCTCGTTCATCCACAGTTTTAGTCTCTGTATGCTGATTTTCGTTTTCACCAAACAGCCTCTCCTCGTCTATCATCAGCACATACGCCTCGGGCACTGCAAACGAAATCCTTGCAAGATCTTTCGTGCACCCGTCGTATTGTTCGATGCCCAGTTGACCGGCAAACCACAGTTGCGCCTGTGCGATAGTCATGCCTTTAGGTGTGCGAAACACATATCTCAGTCCGCGGGTCGACGGGGTGATGTGAGCCAGCACCACACCGATGCCTTTTATCTTCTCGGCCGTCTCACCAAATGTGGCCTTGGGGTCGTCCAGATCATCCACATCAAACATGCAGAATCCGCTCTCCTCGGCACTTGTGTTGTGCCTCTTGCCGTCGGTATAGTGCGCTTGAAAACAGAACGCAGGCAAGCGTTTCTTCAACCGGGCCACCTCATCCCACAGCGCCTTCTCGTCCTTTTCGAGAGCCGCAAGGTCGCCCGGTTCGGTGGTAGCGGCTATCTGCCGCTCCACCTCTTCTATCTTCGTCTTTACAATATCAGCTATCTCCCTGCACGTCTGCACCACCACTTGCGAACACAAGGTATTGTGTAATATTTCTTTTGTACAAAGAATAGGTTTGCTATTAAATCTACTTACAATATCGAACATTTCAACTCCTCTCTTTTCTTCATGATTACCTCCACAGCGCTATCCATCTCGTCATCCAGAGCATCCTCTATTTCAATGTTTTCCATGGTCAAAGGCATTTTTACGTGTACCAGAAACGAACGACTCGTCATCTCCACTCTCAGAGTACCATTGTCGTGTATTTTCTCCCTCATAGGCGCCATCTGCATATGTTTCAGCATCTGCGAGGGGGTGAACGTCAGTCCGCCGTCAATCAGATATTCCATGCGTCCCATTCTCTGCACTTTTTTTGGCAGATTAGGTTTGTCGGCTTGCGCTTCGTCAGCCTTAAATTTCACTATTCCCTCTTTATTTATTGTGGTCGTACCACAGAGACTTATGCTATCAGTCTCGATTTTTATTTCGTCCATTTGTTTATTTTTTTTA comes from the Xylanibacter oryzae DSM 17970 genome and includes:
- a CDS encoding DUF3987 domain-containing protein, producing the protein MFDIVSRFNSKPILCTKEILHNTLCSQVVVQTCREIADIVKTKIEEVERQIAATTEPGDLAALEKDEKALWDEVARLKKRLPAFCFQAHYTDGKRHNTSAEESGFCMFDVDDLDDPKATFGETAEKIKGIGVVLAHITPSTRGLRYVFRTPKGMTIAQAQLWFAGQLGIEQYDGCTKDLARISFAVPEAYVLMIDEERLFGENENQHTETKTVDERAEAKQQKNDVKPKKSLKSQVSTEKTASECVESAKEMVDEPNFKGIPFKLIIDRLLLAQGVDGEPAEGERNTTLYNLVRQLRYICDFSQSRLMQVVPRWGMSEEEVAQTVQSALSTVRRTELPPHLGQTLRLLTSQQMEMNAATADAAAGIEQADAKIIVPSSANDKTPPLPEHLPRLLDLLTKSYPQEYRAAILMSAMPILGTLATRARARYFDGAEHLLSFLTCIVAPQASGKSCTRKLVDMLLGRLQKQDNDEREKERRWMEEKKARKNSKQQPEDPRAKIRIVPATISNAMLFKRLDCSESEHLFTYAEEIDTLSKGRKSGAWSQKDDIMRQAFDNSICGQDYMSDNSWSAMVKVFYNTLTCGTPVAVHRYYNDVEGGLVSRVCFSQLPDMLGAQMPIFGRLTKDEEAEVAKWVEKLMALGRETPEKESEAIGNADEPDNASGKLPQSDPVEFDIPRVKQAIWGWLEARRLEYLETQENPALDIFRRRSAVIGFRAGLLAVLLSDEEETDEAIEFATWVASYALAEQLDLFGEEMNHLMMEGESLCSAKEKTTYYQPLLGSLPDEFTVEQLVLLRMQAGYKSPVKQVLWRWKQNGLVEKIGKNKFKKLQWK
- a CDS encoding DUF5675 family protein, whose amino-acid sequence is MEIIITRIAKKAEYTIGRLTINGHRICDTLEPHCIDWNKDEKVLGKTAIPEGRYRILMKLSRKFGMKMPYLMDVPNFEGVMIHQGNTPKNTQGCILVGYNTIRGLVLRSRQAMENIQDYLDTAIETKQEIWCVIK
- a CDS encoding glycosyl hydrolase 115 family protein, yielding MKNFICILLLLLSINSYGKVINDKEIKSPDRLVNFSSGDLLLNVKNCVSICLDPNDLKGVDIAVGNLCTDIHKVCGATVSTSADASSRIIIGTIGHSRAIDLLIKQGKIDGSMLRGKREKYIITSIGNQLIIAGSDRRGSIYGVYQLSQQIGVSPWYWWADVPVDHHDRIYINEGVYSEGEPAIRYRGIFLNDEAPCLTSWVKNTYGTDFGDHRFYSRVFELLLRLKANFIWPAMWGWAFYADDSLNSKTADDMGIIIGTSHHEPMCRSQKEWHNHTDNPNVEPQGAKRHADVGGAWDYTTNKANLDAFWAGGVARNKNTEDLVTIGMRGDGDMPMSNGKNIGLLQDIIKNQRRIIEQQRGKKAKDVPQVWALYKEVMDYYDAGMKVPDDVTLLLCDDNWGDVRRVPKAADRNRKGGWGLYYHVDYVGAPRNSKWINVTPTQNMWEQLTLAYDYGIDRLWILNVGDLKPMEYPIQMFMDMAWNPKQYRADNITDHTRKFCSEQFGESNADEAARLLNLCCKMNGRCTAEMLTSRTYNIHTGEWSEVVNQYTKLENEALRLFINLKPEQRDAYREIILFPIQAMSNLHYMYYAQAMNDSLYKAGNPDANKWADECKNAFHRDSLLCYQYNHDIAGGKWNGMMTQKHIGYRMWADMFPHDMMPKVNYISIGDKDGGYVFAGDKGFVSIEAEHYFAKHDGKAKWTVIPYMGRTLSGIAMMPYTSDVKGGSLTYRFRTNKSGIAKVKAHIIVKSTLDFLNCGGLKYNVSIDGGAPLTVNFNKDMNEKPQNINSKYYPVVVGRVVESVVDLPISDTAGDVHSFTISPLDPGIVIEKIVIDWGGYQPSYLFGNESAKTLSLQ
- a CDS encoding formate--tetrahydrofolate ligase, with translation MKTELEIARECKLERIEKIAERIELPSEDLENYGKYIAKVPLKLIDADKVAKSNLILVTAISPTKAGIGKTTVCIGLSMAMNRLGKKSVLALREPSLGPCFGMKGGATGGGYSQVLPMDRINLHFTGDFHAITSAHNMIAALLDNYIYQHREEGFALKEVLWKRVLDINDRNLRCITTGLGPKTNGVVAESGFDITPASEIMAILCLAKDEEDLRLRIENILLGVTFDNKPFKVKDLGVGGAITVLLRDALSPNLVQTIEGTAAFIHGGPFANIAHGCNSILATKMAMTFGDYVVTEAGFGADLGAEKFLDIKCRKAGIQPKLTIIVATIMGLKMHGGMLVGDSNNGNIDNVKAGLENLDKHISNMRNMGQSVVVTLNRFSNDKEEEINIVRQHCKACGVGFAMNEAYMKGGEGCLELAQLAIDTISNNPSGDIKFTYSETDSIKDKITSVAKNVYGASNVVFKKSAKKALERVDEWGLSNYPVCIAKTQYSLSDDAKRYGVPKDFTFTIRDLVINTGAEMIVAVAGDIMRMPGLPKHPQAERIDIQDGLLVGLE